One window of Myripristis murdjan chromosome 8, fMyrMur1.1, whole genome shotgun sequence genomic DNA carries:
- the LOC115363048 gene encoding homeodomain-interacting protein kinase 2-like: protein MSAIRPILLQLATALSHLKGIGIIHADIKPENIMIVDHQEPLRVKLIIDFGIACHVSEVNRGSVVQSLRYRSSEVLYGLPFTEAIDMWSVGCVAAELLIGCPLYPAQSKYDMIRYIGQTQGQLPDHLINLGLYSSEFFNRDTEGSEHLWSLKTQVQVCSVI from the exons ATGAGCGCAATTCGTCCAATTCTACTGCAG CTGGCCACAGCACTGAGCCACCTGAAGGGGATTGGAATCATCCACGCAGACATCAAACCTGAAAACATAATGATCGTGGACCACCAGGAGCCGCTGAGAGTTAAACTCATCATAGACTTCGGCATAGCCTGTCATGTGTCCGAGGTTAACAGAGGTTCTGTTGTTCAGAGCCTTCGGTACAG gTCTTCAGAAGTCCTGTACGGGCTGCCCTTTACAGAGGCCATAGACATGTGGTCTGTGGGCTGCGTGGCTGCTGAACTTCTCATTGGCTGTCCACTCTACCCGGCTCAGAGCAAATATGATATG ATAAGATACATAGGTCAGACTCAGGGTCAGCTGCCAGACCATCTGATCAATCTTGGACTGTACAGCTCTGAGTTCTTCAATAGAGACACTGAAGGCAGCGAGCATCTCTGGAGCCTCAAG ACACAAGTACAAGTTTGTTCTGTCATCTGA